One window of the Candidatus Nanopelagicales bacterium genome contains the following:
- a CDS encoding DUF6703 family protein, whose protein sequence is MAQSEPKRPKQTGRSGVRGPGGPPPVGPPNPARYGGRTVTPGRARFEDASRPWLLRLRRMPTWLVIIAMGLFLFAGLVLTGPLAWLGGLFLLVTAAFLGWLLALSWPVLTTSSRVLRVVVVGMVVGIAVLKFLGRM, encoded by the coding sequence ATGGCCCAGTCCGAGCCGAAGCGCCCGAAGCAGACCGGCCGGTCCGGCGTGCGCGGGCCCGGCGGCCCGCCGCCGGTGGGGCCGCCGAACCCGGCCCGGTACGGCGGCCGCACGGTCACCCCGGGCCGGGCCCGGTTCGAGGACGCCAGCCGGCCGTGGCTGCTGCGGCTGCGCCGCATGCCGACCTGGCTGGTCATCATCGCGATGGGGCTGTTCCTGTTCGCCGGCCTGGTGCTGACCGGGCCGCTGGCCTGGCTCGGCGGGCTCTTCCTGCTGGTCACCGCGGCGTTCCTGGGCTGGCTGCTGGCGCTGTCCTGGCCGGTGCTCACCACCAGCTCGCGGGTCCTGCGCGTCGTCGTCGTGGGCATGGTCGTGGGGATCGCGGTGCTGAAGTTCCTCGGCCGGATGTAG
- a CDS encoding antibiotic biosynthesis monooxygenase family protein: MAPHGGIPVAEAPPVLVLTRYSVPASGAAEFLAAAHRALDALGAQRGFRGGWVGRSADDPDLFTLTTRWDDVGSYRRALSAYEVKLVGVPLLSRALDEPTAYEVLVDHDGTASVTAPSSRAADADTVSLGHAAAPDVESGPW; encoded by the coding sequence GTGGCCCCCCATGGTGGCATCCCCGTCGCGGAGGCACCGCCGGTGCTCGTGCTGACCCGCTACTCCGTGCCGGCGTCGGGGGCCGCGGAGTTCCTCGCGGCGGCCCACCGTGCCCTCGACGCGCTCGGCGCCCAGCGCGGGTTCCGCGGCGGCTGGGTGGGCCGGTCCGCCGACGACCCCGACCTGTTCACCCTGACCACCCGCTGGGACGACGTGGGCTCCTACCGCCGGGCGCTGTCCGCGTACGAGGTCAAGCTGGTCGGCGTCCCGCTGCTGTCCCGCGCGCTGGACGAGCCGACCGCGTACGAGGTGCTCGTCGACCACGACGGCACCGCGTCGGTGACCGCGCCGAGCTCCCGCGCCGCGGACGCCGACACGGTGTCCCTCGGCCACGCCGCCGCCCCCGACGTGGAGAGCGGACCGTGGTAA